Proteins encoded within one genomic window of Epinephelus lanceolatus isolate andai-2023 chromosome 9, ASM4190304v1, whole genome shotgun sequence:
- the scarb2a gene encoding lysosome membrane protein 2a isoform X1 codes for MTRRSCAIYATGIVCAHLLIVGIALVVAQVFQTMIHSRLKKEITLTEKSQVFESWKNPPPPVYMEYYFFNVTNAEEFMMGGKAAVKQIGPYTYREYRPRENVTFLENGTKLYALNPKTFVFVPEKSAGDPEVDIIRTVNIPFVAIMNELNSYSFFLRTFVSMYINSLGVDVFMTRTVHEVLWGFKDPLLTKVHSMKPEVDEYFGLMWKKNGTHEGEFVFHTGEENYLDYGKIDTWNGLSKMSWWSSNQSNMINGTDGAVFHPLINRNELLYIFAADLCRSIHLAYVEDVEVKGIQAYRFAPPNDVLMSPKDNPTNAGFCVPAGDCLGTGVLKVSVCREGAPIVVSFPHFYQADPKYINAIDGLNPNKEEHETYLDLQPTTGVPIRACKRAQLNIILKRVQGFPKTKFINETIFPIMFVNETATIDDESASQMRTLLLIVTLVSNFPLLIVGMGIILLLVLVVLFCRNRQKKNEVKRIDFTEAFHSFTTAKDDTAYTQVSDKPDEPSETAANQPMRNGSYIAMSPVEAQKC; via the exons ATGACTCGGAGATCCTGTGCCATTTACGCCACCGGGATCGTGTGCGCTCACCTCCTGATAGTGGGGATCGCCCTGGTCGTGGCTCAAGTCTTCCAAACAATGATCCACAGCCGGTTAAAAAAG GAAATCACTTTGACAGAGAAGAGCCAAGTGTTTGAATCATGGAAGAATCCACCTCCTCCTGTTTATATGGAGTATTACTTCTTCAATGTGACGAATGCAGAAGAATTCATGATGGGTGGGAAAGCAGCTGTTAAACAGATTGGACCCTATACTTACAG GGAATACAGGCCGCGGGAGAATGTAACTTTCCTGGAGAACGGCACCAAGCTTTACGCCCTCAACCCTAAAActtttgtgtttgtgcctgAGAAGTCAGCCGGTGACCCTGAGGTCGACATCATCAGGACCGTCAACATCCCGTTTGTG GCGATCATGAACGAGCTGAACTCCTACTCCTTCTTTCTGCGAACATTTGTTTCCATGTACATCAACAGCCTAGGCGTTGATGTGTTCATGACCCGCACTGTCCACGAGGTCCTGTGGGGCTTCAAAGACCCTCTTCTCACGAAGGTCCACAGCATGAAGCCTGAAGTGGACGAATATTTTGGTCTGATGTGGAAG AAAAATGGCACTCATGAAGGAGAGTTTGTGTTCCACACTGGTGAGGAGAACTACTTGGATTACGGCAAGATCGACACGTGGAATGGCCTGAG CAAGATGTCGTGGTGGTCTTCCAATCAGAGCAACATGATCAATGGAACGGACGGCGCGGTCTTCCACCCTCTGATTAACAGGAATGAGCTTCTCTACATCTTTGCTGCTGATCTCTGCAG GTCTATCCATCTAGCCTACGTGGAAGACGTGGAGGTGAAAGGCATCCAGGCGTACCGATTTGCACCCCCGAATGACGTCCTCATGAGCCCCAAAGACAACCCCACTAATGCGGGCTTCTGTGTGCCAGCTGGAGACTGTCTTGGCACTGGCGTGCTTAAAGTTAGCGTTTGTCGAGAAG GTGCTCCCATTGTGGTGTCTTTCCCCCACTTTTACCAAGCAGACCCTAAGTACATCAACGCCATTGATGGGCTCAACCCCAACAAGGAAGAACATGAGACGTACCTCGACCTGCAACCG ACTACAGGAGTGCCCATTCGTGCCTGCAAGAGAGCTCAGCTCAATATCATCCTGAAAAGAGTCCAAGGCTTCCC caAAACCAAGTTCATCAACGAGACCATTTTCCCCATCATGTTTGTCAATGAG ACGGCGACTATTGACGATGAGTCTGCCTCCCAGATGAGGACGCTGCTCCTCATTGTGACACTTGTGTCAAACTTCCCTTTGCTCATCGTGGGCATGGGCATCATCCTGCTGCTGGTTCTTGTCGTCTTGTTTTGCCGAAACCGCCAGAAGAAG AATGAAGTAAAACGTATTGATTTTACTGAAGCTTTTCATTCTTTTACT ACGGCGAAAGACGACACGGCCTACACTCAGGTCAGCGACAAACCTGACGAGCCGTCAGAAACGGCAGCCAACCAGCCGATGAGGAACGGCTCCTACATCGCCATGTCTCCAGTGGAGGCCCAGAAGTGTTGA
- the scarb2a gene encoding lysosome membrane protein 2a isoform X2: MTRRSCAIYATGIVCAHLLIVGIALVVAQVFQTMIHSRLKKEITLTEKSQVFESWKNPPPPVYMEYYFFNVTNAEEFMMGGKAAVKQIGPYTYREYRPRENVTFLENGTKLYALNPKTFVFVPEKSAGDPEVDIIRTVNIPFVAIMNELNSYSFFLRTFVSMYINSLGVDVFMTRTVHEVLWGFKDPLLTKVHSMKPEVDEYFGLMWKKNGTHEGEFVFHTGEENYLDYGKIDTWNGLSKMSWWSSNQSNMINGTDGAVFHPLINRNELLYIFAADLCRSIHLAYVEDVEVKGIQAYRFAPPNDVLMSPKDNPTNAGFCVPAGDCLGTGVLKVSVCREGAPIVVSFPHFYQADPKYINAIDGLNPNKEEHETYLDLQPTTGVPIRACKRAQLNIILKRVQGFPKTKFINETIFPIMFVNETATIDDESASQMRTLLLIVTLVSNFPLLIVGMGIILLLVLVVLFCRNRQKKTAKDDTAYTQVSDKPDEPSETAANQPMRNGSYIAMSPVEAQKC; this comes from the exons ATGACTCGGAGATCCTGTGCCATTTACGCCACCGGGATCGTGTGCGCTCACCTCCTGATAGTGGGGATCGCCCTGGTCGTGGCTCAAGTCTTCCAAACAATGATCCACAGCCGGTTAAAAAAG GAAATCACTTTGACAGAGAAGAGCCAAGTGTTTGAATCATGGAAGAATCCACCTCCTCCTGTTTATATGGAGTATTACTTCTTCAATGTGACGAATGCAGAAGAATTCATGATGGGTGGGAAAGCAGCTGTTAAACAGATTGGACCCTATACTTACAG GGAATACAGGCCGCGGGAGAATGTAACTTTCCTGGAGAACGGCACCAAGCTTTACGCCCTCAACCCTAAAActtttgtgtttgtgcctgAGAAGTCAGCCGGTGACCCTGAGGTCGACATCATCAGGACCGTCAACATCCCGTTTGTG GCGATCATGAACGAGCTGAACTCCTACTCCTTCTTTCTGCGAACATTTGTTTCCATGTACATCAACAGCCTAGGCGTTGATGTGTTCATGACCCGCACTGTCCACGAGGTCCTGTGGGGCTTCAAAGACCCTCTTCTCACGAAGGTCCACAGCATGAAGCCTGAAGTGGACGAATATTTTGGTCTGATGTGGAAG AAAAATGGCACTCATGAAGGAGAGTTTGTGTTCCACACTGGTGAGGAGAACTACTTGGATTACGGCAAGATCGACACGTGGAATGGCCTGAG CAAGATGTCGTGGTGGTCTTCCAATCAGAGCAACATGATCAATGGAACGGACGGCGCGGTCTTCCACCCTCTGATTAACAGGAATGAGCTTCTCTACATCTTTGCTGCTGATCTCTGCAG GTCTATCCATCTAGCCTACGTGGAAGACGTGGAGGTGAAAGGCATCCAGGCGTACCGATTTGCACCCCCGAATGACGTCCTCATGAGCCCCAAAGACAACCCCACTAATGCGGGCTTCTGTGTGCCAGCTGGAGACTGTCTTGGCACTGGCGTGCTTAAAGTTAGCGTTTGTCGAGAAG GTGCTCCCATTGTGGTGTCTTTCCCCCACTTTTACCAAGCAGACCCTAAGTACATCAACGCCATTGATGGGCTCAACCCCAACAAGGAAGAACATGAGACGTACCTCGACCTGCAACCG ACTACAGGAGTGCCCATTCGTGCCTGCAAGAGAGCTCAGCTCAATATCATCCTGAAAAGAGTCCAAGGCTTCCC caAAACCAAGTTCATCAACGAGACCATTTTCCCCATCATGTTTGTCAATGAG ACGGCGACTATTGACGATGAGTCTGCCTCCCAGATGAGGACGCTGCTCCTCATTGTGACACTTGTGTCAAACTTCCCTTTGCTCATCGTGGGCATGGGCATCATCCTGCTGCTGGTTCTTGTCGTCTTGTTTTGCCGAAACCGCCAGAAGAAG ACGGCGAAAGACGACACGGCCTACACTCAGGTCAGCGACAAACCTGACGAGCCGTCAGAAACGGCAGCCAACCAGCCGATGAGGAACGGCTCCTACATCGCCATGTCTCCAGTGGAGGCCCAGAAGTGTTGA